Proteins from a genomic interval of Scophthalmus maximus strain ysfricsl-2021 chromosome 22, ASM2237912v1, whole genome shotgun sequence:
- the col1a2 gene encoding collagen alpha-2(I) chain, whose translation MLSFVDTRILLLLAVTSYLASCQYAGPRGDKGPRGDRGPKGPDGRDGKPGLPGPAGPPGPPGLGGNFAAQYDGSKAPDAGPGPMGIMGARGPPGPPGSPGPQGHTGHAGEPGEPGQTGPVGARGPPGPPGKSGEDGNNGRPGKPGDRGTPGPQGARGFPGTPGLPGMKGHRGYTGLDGRKGEPGAAGAKGEPGAHGASGSPGLAGSRGMNGERGRAGPAGPAGARGADGNVGPAGPAGPVGAAGPPGFPGGPGPKGEVGGAGSTGPAGPQGSRGEPGPNGAGGPVGPAGNPGANGLNGAKGAAGAAGVSGAPGFPGPRGGPGPQGPQGASGPRGLAGDPGTQGVKGDSGPKGEPGNSGPQGAPGSQGEEGKRGPTGELGATGPAGSRGARGASGSRGMPGSEGRTGPVGMPGARGSTGSGGPRGPPGDAGRAGEPGSAGLRGLPGSPGSSGPPGKEGPAGPAGQDGRTGAPGPAGPRGQPGNIGFPGPKGASGENGKPGEKGATGPTGLRGAPGADGNNGGTGVMGPAGGPGEKGEQGPSGAPGFQGLPGPAGPGGEAGKAGDRGIPGDQGLAGPAGAKGENGSPGAAGASGAQGPMGARGPAGAPGADGGKGEPGAAGAAGGPGHQGPGGMPGERGGAGTPGSKGEKGEGGHRGPDGNSGRDGARGMPGPAGPPGPTGANGDKGEGGSFGPAGPAGPRGGSGERGEVGPAGAPGFAGPPGADGQPGARGERGPSGLKGEVGPSGPSGPAGQSGPAGPSGPGGPPGARGDNGPPGLTGFPGAVGRMGTPGPTGIVGPPGLAGPAGKDGPRGLRGDSGPAGPSGEQGMVGPPGPSGEKGPSGESGPPGSPGAPGTGGPLGLQGFVGLPGARGERGTPGGAGSLGEPGRAGPAGPPGARGPPGNTGLPGMTGPQGEAGREGNTGNDGPPGRPGAAGFKGDRGEPGSAGSMGLAGTPGPAGPSGAAGRPGNRGESGPSGSSGNVGPAGARGAAGPSGPRGEKGVAGDKGERGMKGLRGHAGLQGMPGPSGPSGDTGAAGPAGPSGPRGPAGPHGPAGKDGRAGGHGTIGAPGSRGAPGYIGPAGPAGAPGLPGPPGPAGGGYDVSGYDEYRADQPALRAKDYEVDATIKSLNTQIENLLTPEGSRKNPARTCRDIKLTHPDWSSGFYWIDPNQGSSSDAIKVFCDFATRETCIYAHPESIARKNWFRSTENKKHVWFGETINGGTEFTYNDETLSQQSMATQLAFMRLLSNQASQNVTYHCKNSVAYMDGESGNLKKAVLLQGSNDVELRAEGNSRFTFSVLEDGCTRHTGDWSKTVIEYRTNKPSRLPILDIAPLDIGGADQEFGLDIGPVCFK comes from the exons ATGCTCAGCTTTGTGGATACCCGGATTCTGTTGCTGCTTGCAGTAACTTCATACCTAGCATCATGTCAAT ATGCG GGTCCCAGAGGAGACAAAGGGCCTCGAGGTGACAGG GGTCCTAAGGGCCCAGATGGAAGAGATGGCAAACCTGGACTCCCCGGCCCCGCTGGCCCCCCTGGTCCCCCTGGACTCGGAGGA aaCTTTGCTGCTCAGTACGATGGTTCAAAAGCCCCTGATGCCGGCCCTGGACCCATG gGTATAATGGGAGCTAGAGGCCCACCCGGACCTCCGGGATCCCCG GGACCTCAGGGACACACAGGACATGCTGGTGAGCCCGGAGAGCCCGGTCAGACT GGCCCCGTTGGTGCTCGTGGCCCCCCTGGACCCCCTGGCAAATCTGGAGAGGAC GGTAACAATGGCAGACCTGGCAAGCCCGGTGACAGAGGTACCCCCGGCCCTCAG GGTGCTCGTGGATTCCCCGGAACCCCTGGACTTCCAGGAATGAAGGGACACAGA ggtTACACTGGTCTGGATGGACGCAAGGGAGAGCCTGGTGCCGCTGGCGCCAAG GGTGAGCCTGGTGCCCATGGAGCTTCTGGAAGCCCTGGACTGGCT GGATCTCGTGGTATGAATGGTGAGAGAGGTCGTGCTGGCCCTGCTGGCCCTGCTGGTGCTCGTGGTGCTGATGGCAATGTTGGCCCCGCCGGCCCTGCT GGTCCCGTTGGTGCTGCTGGTCCCCCAGGTTTCCCCGGTGGCCCCGGCCCCAAG GGAGAGGTTGGAGGTGCTGGATCTACTGGCCCAGCTGGACCTCAGGGATCTAGAGGAGAGCCCGGTCCCAATGGTGCTGGCGGCCCCGTTGGTCCCGCT GGTAACCCTGGTGCTAATGGCCTGAACGGAGCCAAGGGAGCTGCT GGCGCAGCTGGTGTTTCTGGAGCTCCTGGCTTCCCTGGACCAAGAGGAGGACCTGGACCCCAGGGTCCTCAGGGTGCTTCTGGACCCAGAGGCCTCGCT GGAGATCCTGGTACTCAGGGTGTTAAGGGAGACTCTGGTCCCAAAGGAGAGCCT GGTAACTCTGGACCTCAGGGAGCCCCCGGATCTCAGGGTGAGGAGGGCAAGAGAGGACCCACTGGTGAGCTTGGTGCCACTGGCCCTGCTGGCAGCCGTGGAGCTAGA GGTGCTTCCGGCAGCCGTGGTATGCCCGGTTCTGAGGGAAGAACTGGCCCCGTT GGCATGCCCGGTGCCCGTGGTTCCACTGGTTCAGGTGGACCTCGTGGACCCCCTGGAGATGCTGGTCGTGCTGGTGAGCCCGGCTCAGCTGGTCTCAGG GGTCTCCCAGGAAGCCCCGGAAGCTCTGGACCCCCAGGAAAGGAGGGACCTGCT gGTCCTGCTGGACAAGATGGCCGCACTGGAGCTCCCGGCCCAGCTGGACCTAGAGGCCAGCCCGGAAACATTGGCTTCCCCGGACCCAAAGGAGCTTCT GGTGAGAATGGCAAGCCTGGAGAGAAAGGAGCCACTGGCCCTACTGGACTGAGA GGAGCCCCTGGAGCTGATGGCAACAACGGCGGCACTGGCGTCATGGGACCTGCT GGCGGTCCTGGTGAGAAGGGAGAGCAGGGACCCTCTGGAGCTCCTGGCTTCCAG GGTCTGCCCGGCCCCGCTGGACCCGGTGGAGAGGCTGGAAAGGCCGGAGACAGA GGTATCCCAGGAGACCAGGGACTTGCTGGACCTGCAGGTGCCAAG GGAGAGAATGGTAGCCCTGGTGCTGCCGGAGCTTCTGGAGCTCAGGGACCAATGGGAGCCCGTGGACCTGCTGGAGCCCCTGGAGCTGATGGTGGCAAG GGAGAGCCTGgcgctgctggagctgctggtggtccTGGACACCAAGGACCTGGTGGCATGCCTGGTGAGCGTGGAGGTGCTGGTACCCCTGGATCCAAGGGAGAGAAG GGAGAGGGTGGACACAGAGGCCCTGATGGCAATTCTGGCAGAGATGGTGCCCGT GGTATGCCTGGACCCGCTGGACCCCCTGGACCCACTGGAGCCAATGGTGATAAG GGTGAGGGTGGTTCCTTCGGACCTGCTGGACCCGCTGGACCTCGTGGAGGCTCT GGAGAGCGTGGAGAGGTTGGACCTGCTGGAGCTCCCGGATTCGCTGGACCCCCT GGTGCTGACGGTCAGCCTGGAGCAAGAGGAGAGCGTGGACCTTCTGGACTTAAGGGAGAAGTTGGCCCCTCTGGCCCCTCTGGACCCGCTGGACAGTCTGGACCTGCT GGTCCTTCTGGCCCCGGTGGACCTCCTGGTGCCCGTGGAGACAACGGTCCTCCT GGTCTGACTGGTTTCCCTGGCGCTGTTGGAAGAATGGGTACTCCTGGTCCCACT ggTATTGTTGGACCTCCTGGCCTTGCTGGTCCCGCTGGTAAGGATGGCCCTCGTGGTCTCCGTGGTGATTCTGGTCCCGCTGGTCCTTCTGGAGAGCAGGGTATGGTTGGACCACCTGGTCCATCTGGAGAGAAGGGACCTTCTGGAGAGTCTGGTCCACCT GGTTCACCTGGTGCTCCTGGAACTGGTGGTCCTCTTGGTCTTCAAGGATTCGTTGGTCTGCCTGGTGCCAGAGGAGAGCGTGGTACACCTGGTGGTGCTGGTTCTTTG GGAGAGCCTGGCAGAGCTGGACCCGCTGGTCCCCCTGGAGCCCGTGGTCCCCCTGGAAACACTGGTCTGCCTGGCATGACCGGACCTCAGGGAGAGGCTGGACGTGAG GGTAACACTGGTAACGATGGACCTCCTGGTCGTCCTGGTGCTGCTGGATTCAAG GGAGACCGTGGTGAGCCTGGATCTGCTGGTTCCATGGGACTTGCTGGTACCCCTGGACCTGCTGGACCCAGTGGCGCTGCTGGCAGACCTGGAAACCGTGGAGAGTCT GGCCCCAGTGGTTCCTCTGGAAATGTTGGCCCCGCTGGAGCTAGAGGTGCCGCT GGACCTTCAGGACCCCGTGGTGAGAAGGGAGTCGCTGGagacaagggagagagaggcatgaAGGGTCTGCGCGGACACGCTGGTCTCCAGGGAATGCCTGGACCTTCT ggaCCCTCCGGTGAcactggagctgctggaccCGCTGGACCTTCTGGACCCAGA GGACCTGCCGGACCCCACGGACCCGCTGGTAAGGATGGAAGAGCTGGTGGCCATGGAACTATTGGTGCTCCTGGTTCTCGTGGAGCCCCTGGATACATTGGACCTGCT GGTCCTGCTGGTGCTCCCGGTCTGCCCGGACCTCCCGGCCCCGCCGGTGGTGGATATGATGTCTCCGGATATGATGAGTACAGAGCTGATCAGCCCGCTCTGAGAGCCAAGGACTACGAGGTTGATGCCACCATCAAGTCCCTCAACACCCAGATCGAGAACCTGCTGACCCCTGAGGGATCCAGGAAGAACCCTGCCCGCACCTGCCGTGACATCAAACTGACCCACCCCGACTGGAGCAGCG GTTTCTACTGGATTGACCCCAACcagggcagcagcagtgatgccaTCAAGGTCTTCTGCGACTTCGCCACCCGCGAGACCTGCATTTATGCCCACCCTGAGAGCATCGCCCGCAAGAACTGGTTCAGAAGCACCGAGAACAAGAAGCACGTCTGGTTCGGAGAGACCATCAACGGTGGTACTGAG TTTACCTACAATGATGAGACCCTCAGCCAACAGAGCATGGCCACCCAGCTGGCCTTCATGCGCCTGCTGTCCAACCAGGCTAGCCAGAACGTCACCTACCACTGCAAGAACAGCGTTGCCTACATGGATGGTGAGAGCGGCAACCTGAAGAAGGCTGTGCTGCTCCAGGGCTCCAACGATGTGGAGCTGAGGGCTGAGGGCAACAGTCGCTTCACCTTCTCCGTGCTGGAGGACGGCTGCACT AGACACACTGGTGATTGGAGCAAGACAGTGATTGAGTACAGAACAAATAAACCATCTCGCCTGCCCATCCTCGACATTGCACCTTTGGACATTGGTGGAGCTGATCAGGAGTTTGGTTTGGACATTGGCCCAGTCTGTTTCAAATAA